A section of the Sebastes fasciatus isolate fSebFas1 chromosome 5, fSebFas1.pri, whole genome shotgun sequence genome encodes:
- the LOC141767858 gene encoding cytochrome P450 2J2-like isoform X3 has product MDSAHCKRVSPKEASWMTDQNFHSTLMCSPIWFFSSGILFANGHMWKQQRRFALFTLKYFGVGKKSLESSILDEFIYLSKEVADHKGKPFSPHLMMNNATSNIISSLVFGHRFEYGDEKFLKLMKLFDKGAQLEASIWAQLYNAFPVLMRRLPGPHRTLQKIYGEIMDLIKTEINKHKEDWNPSEPRDFIDCYLNEIQKHQDKKDDEADAGFHEDNLAMCSYDLFGAGTETTSITLRWALLYMAKYADIQEKVQAEIDRVIGRSRQPSMEDRASLPYTDAVIHEIQRMGNIVPLSVPHVTNRDIQLGGYTIPKGVTVIPNLTSVHFDKNEWETPDTFNPGHFLNEEGKFVKRAAFIPFSAGKRVCLGRNLARMELFLLFTSFMQRFTFSMPPGVEAVMKPHFGLILSPNPYEICATSREE; this is encoded by the exons ATGGACTCGGCACACTGCAAGAGGGTCTCACCAAAGGAGGCCTCCTGGATGACCGACCAGAACTTCCACTCCACACTGATGTGCTCCCCAATCTGG TTTTTCTCATCAGGTATTCTTTTTGCTAATGGACATATGTGGAAACAGCAGAGACGATTTGCCCTCTTTACTCTCAAATACTTTGGCGTTGGCAAGAAATCCCTTGAATCTTCAATACTggatgaatttatttatttgtccaaAGAAGTCGCTGATCATAAAG GCAAACCCTTCAGTCCACATTTAATGATGAACAACGCCACCTCCAACATCATCAGCTCCctggtttttggtcatcgctTTGAGTACGGTGATGAGAAGTTTCTGAAATTGATGAAGTTGTTTGACAAAGGGGCCCAGCTTGAAGCCTCCATTTGggcacag CTGTACAACGCATTTCCTGTTCTGATGAGGCGTCTGCCGGGGCCACACCGCACTCTTCAAAAGATTTATGGTGAAATAATGGActtgataaaaacagaaatcaatAAGCACAAGGAAGACTGGAACCCCTCTGAGCCCAGGGACTTCATCGACTGTTACCTGAATGAGATTCAGAAG CATCAGGACAAGAAGGACGATGAAGCAGATGCTGGTTTTCATGAGGACAATCTGGCAATGTGTTCGTATGATCTGTTTGGGGCTGGCACTGAGACCACATCCATCACCCTGCGCTGGGCTTTGCTCTACATGGCAAAGTACGCCGACATTCAGG AAAAGGTCCAGGCTGAGATAGACAGAGTGATTGGACGGTCCAGACAGCCGTCCATGGAAGATCGTGCAAGCCTGCCCTACACTGACGCTGTCATCCACGAGATCCAGAGGATGGGCAACATAGTTCCTCTCAGCGTGCCTCATGTTACCAACAGGGACATCCAGCTGGGAGGCTACACAATCCCAAAG GGAGTTACAGTAATCCCCAATCTGACCTCGGTGCATTTCGACAAGAATGAGTGGGAGACGCCCGACACCTTTAATCCAGGACACTTTCTGAACGAGGAGGGCAAGTTTGTGAAGCGAGCTGCTTTTATCCCATTCTCTGCAG GTAAGCGGGTGTGTCTCGGGAGGAACCTGGCCAGGATGgagctcttcctcctcttcacctccttcaTGCAGCGCTTCACCTTCTCCATGCCTCCGGGTGTGGAGGCTGTGATGAAGCCCCATTTTGGTCTCATCCTTTCACCCAACCCCTATGAAATCTGTGCCACTTCACGTGAAGAGTGA
- the LOC141767853 gene encoding uncharacterized protein LOC141767853 isoform X1: MMTQLRTLLSALLLVLSASEPLNSTEEHENEVLKLTELTKSQNQVPENAIRNLSETTPSHTPTTAAPLTTTFSPSPSLALQCPGNQVMLENSTDCSCPTGLVKDGDNCTCPVGFTLEGDAGCKDVDECEGEGPGPCGLHASCTNNPSSYSCSCLRGYLMGAGGCQDIDECALAAVTGLQACQGNAECRNTPGSFTCSCPSGYVMALNGQSCVDVDECSFEEQCRRELGNVCVNTPGSFVCQCQPGFRAEAPACVDVDECTESPAVCDGQGVCENTLGSYKCVCRPGYRGNGTHCEDENECASGHHGCDTNARCGNIIGSYFCQCYQGFNGDGHSCFDIDECALNNGHCQHNCSNKPGGYSCQCDSGYLLDQDGLNCTDVDECLALHGTCEHICVNTRGSFQCSCRPGYQLHIDGRTCVDIDECKLQSGGCSHTCTNSPGGHSCHCPPPLLLDTDNLTCSNVTSCKLRNGGCTHICTVRAEGQVRCSCRAGWMLDEDQRSCVDVNECGDFTNGGCEQLCVNHPAGFNCTCRDGYEVRTDDLTKCQPVCNPHCQNYGVCVAPNSCDCPPGYPGLGCSAICSPPCAHGGTCMRWNKCLCRPGWSGAGCHTAVCELPCANGGRCVGPGTCQCPSDYTGPQCLLPLCTPACQNGGRCVDVNKCTCVGGWQGARCQIEPVQCHKPCKNGGVCVGLNRCRCAKRFTGSLCETAVTTPCVPPCQHGATCSPHNTCTCPEGTAGLRCEKLTCPVVTTVVSMARAVRKAFRESYVDRCGPLGVQLCTKYRINQARVYLQAYRVGYKIQCPERKGR; encoded by the exons ATGATGACTCAACTCAGGACCCTCCTGTCTGCCCTGCTGCTGGTTTTGTCTGCCTCCGAGCCTCTGAACAGCACTGAGGAACATGAAAATGAAGTCCTGAAACTCACAGAGCTCACCAAGAGCCAG AATCAGGTGCCTGAAAATGCCATCAGAAACCTCAGTGAAACTACACCGAGCCACACACCTACCACAG cAGCTCCCTTGACTACCACATTCTCCCCGAGCCCAAGTCTTGCTCTTCAGTGTCCGGGAAACCAGGTGATGCTGGAGAACAGCACCGACTGCAGCTGTCCAACTGGCCTGGTGAAGGATGGTGACAACTGTACCTGCCCCGTGGGCTTCACTCTGGAGGGGGACGCAGGGTGTAAAG ATGTTGATGAGTGTGAAGGAGAGGGACCAGGACCATGTGGCCTCCATGCCAGCTGCACTAATAACCCCAGCTCTTACTCCTGTAGCTGTCTCCGTGGTTACCTGATGGGTGCTGGAGGGTGCCAAG ATATAGACGAGTGTGCTCTGGCTGCGGTGACGGGCCTGCAGGCCTGTCAGGGTAATGCTGAATGCAGAAACACTCCCGGGTCCTTCACCTGCTCGTGCCCTTCGGGATATGTAATGGCTCTAAATGGACAAAGCTGTGTAG ATGTGGATGAGTGCAGCTTCGAGGAGCAGTGTCGCCGCGAGCTGGGAAACGTGTGCGTGAACACTCCCGGCAGCTTTGTGTGCCAGTGCCAGCCGGGCTTCAGAGCAGAGGCCCCAGCATGTGTTG ATGTGGATGAATGTACGGAGAGTCCTGCGGTGTGTGACGGTCAGGGTGTGTGTGAGAACACGCTTGGGAGCTACAAGTGTGTTTGTCGACCAGGTTACCGGGGAAACGGCACACACTGCGAAG ATGAGAATGAGTGTGCATCTGGTCATCACGGGTGTGACACCAACGCTCGTTGTGGCAACATCATCGGCTCTTATTTCTGCCAGTGCTACCAGGGCTTCAACGGAGACGGACACTCTTGTTTTG ACATTGATGAGTGTGCTCTGAACAACGGCCACTGTCAACACAACTGCTCCAACAAACCAGGAGGGTACAGCTGCCAGTGTGACTCCGGCTACCTGCTGGACCAGGATGGACTCAACTGCACAG ATGTGGACGAGTGTTTGGCGCTGCATGGGACCTGCGAGCACATTTGCGTCAACACTCGGGGATCTTTCCAGTGCTCCTGCAGGCCCGGCTACCAGCTGCACATTGATGGCCGCACCTGTGTGG ACATTGATGAATGTAAACTCCAGAGTGGCGGCTGCTCTCACACCTGCACCAACTCTCCAGGAGGACACAGTTGCCActgccctcctcctctgctgctcgaCACAGACAACCTCACCTGCAGCA ATGTCACATCCTGCAAGCTGAGGAATGGTGGTTGCACCCACATATGTACCGTGCGGGCTGAGGGTCAGGTCCGGTGTAGCTGTCGAGCAGGCTGGATGTTGGACGAGGACCAGAGGAGCTGTGTGG ATGTGAACGAGTGCGGGGACTTCACCAACGGAGGTTGTGAGCAGCTTTGTGTGAACCATCCTGCTGGGTTTAACTGCACCTGCAGGGACGGGTATGAAGTGCGAACAGATGACCTCACCAAGTGCCAGC CTGTGTGTAACCCTCACTGTCAGAACTACGGAGTGTGTGTCGCCCCAAACAGCTGTGACTGTCCTCCAGGCTACCCTGGACTCGGCTGCTCAG CCATCTGCTCCCCACCCTGTGCCCATGGAGGTACCTGTATGCGCTGGAACAAGTGTCTGTGTCGTCCTGGCTGGTCCGGAGCAGGCTGCCACACAG cggtGTGTGAGCTGCCCTGTGCTAATGGCGGTCGCTGTGTGGGGCCCGGGACCTGCCAGTGTCCCTCCGACTACACCGGCCCCCAGTGCCTCTTGC CCTTGTGCACGCCTGCCTGCCAAAACGGGGGAAGATGTGTGGATGTCAACAAATGCACATGTGTTGGTGGATGGCAAGGAGCTCGTTGCCAGATAG AGCCTGTTCAGTGTCACAAACCTTGTAAGAACGGTGGAGTGTGTGTGGGCCTCAACAGGTGCCGCTGCGCCAAAAGATTTACTGGAAGTCTCTGTGAAACGG CGGTGACCACCCCCTGCGTGCCGCCCTGCCAACACGGGGCCACATGCAGTCCTCACAACACCTGTACATGTCCAGAGGGCACCGCAGGCCTGCGCTGTGAGAAACT GACGTGCCCTGTGGTCACAACGGTGGTCAGTATGGCTCGAGCCGTACGAAAGGCGTTTAGGGAGAGTTACGTTGACCGCTGTGGACCCCTGGGAGTTCAGCTATGCACTAAATACAG GATAAACCAGGCACGTGTGTACCTGCAGGCCTACCGGGTGGGCTACAAGATCCAGTGTCCAGAGAGGAAGggcagatga
- the LOC141767858 gene encoding cytochrome P450 2J2-like isoform X2, whose amino-acid sequence MGPSWTVVLNGLGTLQEGLTKGGLLDDRPELPLHTDVLPNLGILFANGHMWKQQRRFALFTLKYFGVGKKSLESSILDEFIYLSKEVADHKGKPFSPHLMMNNATSNIISSLVFGHRFEYGDEKFLKLMKLFDKGAQLEASIWAQLYNAFPVLMRRLPGPHRTLQKIYGEIMDLIKTEINKHKEDWNPSEPRDFIDCYLNEIQKHQDKKDDEADAGFHEDNLAMCSYDLFGAGTETTSITLRWALLYMAKYADIQEKVQAEIDRVIGRSRQPSMEDRASLPYTDAVIHEIQRMGNIVPLSVPHVTNRDIQLGGYTIPKGVTVIPNLTSVHFDKNEWETPDTFNPGHFLNEEGKFVKRAAFIPFSAGKRVCLGRNLARMELFLLFTSFMQRFTFSMPPGVEAVMKPHFGLILSPNPYEICATSREE is encoded by the exons ATGGGTCCCTCGTGGACGGTGGTGCTGAATGGACTCGGCACACTGCAAGAGGGTCTCACCAAAGGAGGCCTCCTGGATGACCGACCAGAACTTCCACTCCACACTGATGTGCTCCCCAATCTGG GTATTCTTTTTGCTAATGGACATATGTGGAAACAGCAGAGACGATTTGCCCTCTTTACTCTCAAATACTTTGGCGTTGGCAAGAAATCCCTTGAATCTTCAATACTggatgaatttatttatttgtccaaAGAAGTCGCTGATCATAAAG GCAAACCCTTCAGTCCACATTTAATGATGAACAACGCCACCTCCAACATCATCAGCTCCctggtttttggtcatcgctTTGAGTACGGTGATGAGAAGTTTCTGAAATTGATGAAGTTGTTTGACAAAGGGGCCCAGCTTGAAGCCTCCATTTGggcacag CTGTACAACGCATTTCCTGTTCTGATGAGGCGTCTGCCGGGGCCACACCGCACTCTTCAAAAGATTTATGGTGAAATAATGGActtgataaaaacagaaatcaatAAGCACAAGGAAGACTGGAACCCCTCTGAGCCCAGGGACTTCATCGACTGTTACCTGAATGAGATTCAGAAG CATCAGGACAAGAAGGACGATGAAGCAGATGCTGGTTTTCATGAGGACAATCTGGCAATGTGTTCGTATGATCTGTTTGGGGCTGGCACTGAGACCACATCCATCACCCTGCGCTGGGCTTTGCTCTACATGGCAAAGTACGCCGACATTCAGG AAAAGGTCCAGGCTGAGATAGACAGAGTGATTGGACGGTCCAGACAGCCGTCCATGGAAGATCGTGCAAGCCTGCCCTACACTGACGCTGTCATCCACGAGATCCAGAGGATGGGCAACATAGTTCCTCTCAGCGTGCCTCATGTTACCAACAGGGACATCCAGCTGGGAGGCTACACAATCCCAAAG GGAGTTACAGTAATCCCCAATCTGACCTCGGTGCATTTCGACAAGAATGAGTGGGAGACGCCCGACACCTTTAATCCAGGACACTTTCTGAACGAGGAGGGCAAGTTTGTGAAGCGAGCTGCTTTTATCCCATTCTCTGCAG GTAAGCGGGTGTGTCTCGGGAGGAACCTGGCCAGGATGgagctcttcctcctcttcacctccttcaTGCAGCGCTTCACCTTCTCCATGCCTCCGGGTGTGGAGGCTGTGATGAAGCCCCATTTTGGTCTCATCCTTTCACCCAACCCCTATGAAATCTGTGCCACTTCACGTGAAGAGTGA
- the LOC141767853 gene encoding uncharacterized protein LOC141767853 isoform X2 — MMTQLRTLLSALLLVLSASEPLNSTEEHENEVLKLTELTKSQNQVPENAIRNLSETTPSHTPTTAPLTTTFSPSPSLALQCPGNQVMLENSTDCSCPTGLVKDGDNCTCPVGFTLEGDAGCKDVDECEGEGPGPCGLHASCTNNPSSYSCSCLRGYLMGAGGCQDIDECALAAVTGLQACQGNAECRNTPGSFTCSCPSGYVMALNGQSCVDVDECSFEEQCRRELGNVCVNTPGSFVCQCQPGFRAEAPACVDVDECTESPAVCDGQGVCENTLGSYKCVCRPGYRGNGTHCEDENECASGHHGCDTNARCGNIIGSYFCQCYQGFNGDGHSCFDIDECALNNGHCQHNCSNKPGGYSCQCDSGYLLDQDGLNCTDVDECLALHGTCEHICVNTRGSFQCSCRPGYQLHIDGRTCVDIDECKLQSGGCSHTCTNSPGGHSCHCPPPLLLDTDNLTCSNVTSCKLRNGGCTHICTVRAEGQVRCSCRAGWMLDEDQRSCVDVNECGDFTNGGCEQLCVNHPAGFNCTCRDGYEVRTDDLTKCQPVCNPHCQNYGVCVAPNSCDCPPGYPGLGCSAICSPPCAHGGTCMRWNKCLCRPGWSGAGCHTAVCELPCANGGRCVGPGTCQCPSDYTGPQCLLPLCTPACQNGGRCVDVNKCTCVGGWQGARCQIEPVQCHKPCKNGGVCVGLNRCRCAKRFTGSLCETAVTTPCVPPCQHGATCSPHNTCTCPEGTAGLRCEKLTCPVVTTVVSMARAVRKAFRESYVDRCGPLGVQLCTKYRINQARVYLQAYRVGYKIQCPERKGR; from the exons ATGATGACTCAACTCAGGACCCTCCTGTCTGCCCTGCTGCTGGTTTTGTCTGCCTCCGAGCCTCTGAACAGCACTGAGGAACATGAAAATGAAGTCCTGAAACTCACAGAGCTCACCAAGAGCCAG AATCAGGTGCCTGAAAATGCCATCAGAAACCTCAGTGAAACTACACCGAGCCACACACCTACCACAG CTCCCTTGACTACCACATTCTCCCCGAGCCCAAGTCTTGCTCTTCAGTGTCCGGGAAACCAGGTGATGCTGGAGAACAGCACCGACTGCAGCTGTCCAACTGGCCTGGTGAAGGATGGTGACAACTGTACCTGCCCCGTGGGCTTCACTCTGGAGGGGGACGCAGGGTGTAAAG ATGTTGATGAGTGTGAAGGAGAGGGACCAGGACCATGTGGCCTCCATGCCAGCTGCACTAATAACCCCAGCTCTTACTCCTGTAGCTGTCTCCGTGGTTACCTGATGGGTGCTGGAGGGTGCCAAG ATATAGACGAGTGTGCTCTGGCTGCGGTGACGGGCCTGCAGGCCTGTCAGGGTAATGCTGAATGCAGAAACACTCCCGGGTCCTTCACCTGCTCGTGCCCTTCGGGATATGTAATGGCTCTAAATGGACAAAGCTGTGTAG ATGTGGATGAGTGCAGCTTCGAGGAGCAGTGTCGCCGCGAGCTGGGAAACGTGTGCGTGAACACTCCCGGCAGCTTTGTGTGCCAGTGCCAGCCGGGCTTCAGAGCAGAGGCCCCAGCATGTGTTG ATGTGGATGAATGTACGGAGAGTCCTGCGGTGTGTGACGGTCAGGGTGTGTGTGAGAACACGCTTGGGAGCTACAAGTGTGTTTGTCGACCAGGTTACCGGGGAAACGGCACACACTGCGAAG ATGAGAATGAGTGTGCATCTGGTCATCACGGGTGTGACACCAACGCTCGTTGTGGCAACATCATCGGCTCTTATTTCTGCCAGTGCTACCAGGGCTTCAACGGAGACGGACACTCTTGTTTTG ACATTGATGAGTGTGCTCTGAACAACGGCCACTGTCAACACAACTGCTCCAACAAACCAGGAGGGTACAGCTGCCAGTGTGACTCCGGCTACCTGCTGGACCAGGATGGACTCAACTGCACAG ATGTGGACGAGTGTTTGGCGCTGCATGGGACCTGCGAGCACATTTGCGTCAACACTCGGGGATCTTTCCAGTGCTCCTGCAGGCCCGGCTACCAGCTGCACATTGATGGCCGCACCTGTGTGG ACATTGATGAATGTAAACTCCAGAGTGGCGGCTGCTCTCACACCTGCACCAACTCTCCAGGAGGACACAGTTGCCActgccctcctcctctgctgctcgaCACAGACAACCTCACCTGCAGCA ATGTCACATCCTGCAAGCTGAGGAATGGTGGTTGCACCCACATATGTACCGTGCGGGCTGAGGGTCAGGTCCGGTGTAGCTGTCGAGCAGGCTGGATGTTGGACGAGGACCAGAGGAGCTGTGTGG ATGTGAACGAGTGCGGGGACTTCACCAACGGAGGTTGTGAGCAGCTTTGTGTGAACCATCCTGCTGGGTTTAACTGCACCTGCAGGGACGGGTATGAAGTGCGAACAGATGACCTCACCAAGTGCCAGC CTGTGTGTAACCCTCACTGTCAGAACTACGGAGTGTGTGTCGCCCCAAACAGCTGTGACTGTCCTCCAGGCTACCCTGGACTCGGCTGCTCAG CCATCTGCTCCCCACCCTGTGCCCATGGAGGTACCTGTATGCGCTGGAACAAGTGTCTGTGTCGTCCTGGCTGGTCCGGAGCAGGCTGCCACACAG cggtGTGTGAGCTGCCCTGTGCTAATGGCGGTCGCTGTGTGGGGCCCGGGACCTGCCAGTGTCCCTCCGACTACACCGGCCCCCAGTGCCTCTTGC CCTTGTGCACGCCTGCCTGCCAAAACGGGGGAAGATGTGTGGATGTCAACAAATGCACATGTGTTGGTGGATGGCAAGGAGCTCGTTGCCAGATAG AGCCTGTTCAGTGTCACAAACCTTGTAAGAACGGTGGAGTGTGTGTGGGCCTCAACAGGTGCCGCTGCGCCAAAAGATTTACTGGAAGTCTCTGTGAAACGG CGGTGACCACCCCCTGCGTGCCGCCCTGCCAACACGGGGCCACATGCAGTCCTCACAACACCTGTACATGTCCAGAGGGCACCGCAGGCCTGCGCTGTGAGAAACT GACGTGCCCTGTGGTCACAACGGTGGTCAGTATGGCTCGAGCCGTACGAAAGGCGTTTAGGGAGAGTTACGTTGACCGCTGTGGACCCCTGGGAGTTCAGCTATGCACTAAATACAG GATAAACCAGGCACGTGTGTACCTGCAGGCCTACCGGGTGGGCTACAAGATCCAGTGTCCAGAGAGGAAGggcagatga